The Georgenia sp. TF02-10 genome window below encodes:
- a CDS encoding glycoside hydrolase family 97 N-terminal domain-containing protein has translation MTSPDGQVELTITEQADGSLTYAVTAGTTTIFEESPLGIATTTADFTDGLSFVGSSSSTIDDTYTLPAGTDPSYRDHANELVLEYAKGGATLELILRAYDDGVAYRYRLPGTGEATITDEISGFRLPAGTGGWAAPWNGNYEQDYIYRDAAALDSGDDFTMPLLASIDNNAYFTLITEANVYNANASYAPAMLEGDGTGTGLLNVTRTPDQAFPISAEYPFQTPWRTAIVAEDLDVLYNSDLVQNLNPPAAETPEWVQPGRAGWTWYTDEDSAADMDKQKRMVDFAASMGWEYVTVDCCYTPEVDLPEISEYAAQRGVKIFAWVTAEPFATPELAGPLTAEHKAYGVAGLKVDFFLNDSQEVQEWYQSIGDAAGENELMLNLHGSTKPGGENRTWPWLVTSEAVAGTEHYKYPPPTTARLDTTLPFTRGPLGSMDYTPTMISQNDAILTQGHTLAQSIVFTSAMINYADSAAAYEQFAGRHLMRAVPTVWDESHVVEGFPGDHITVARRSGEDWFIGAMTDPARTASVPLDFLDTGTYTATIFSDDADGRVELSTQQVTSATTLALPMIATGGSSVHISKTPLELIGHDDVRYEAEDTGNVLSGGASVDNCHGCSNGQKVGFLGQGGAVEFTDVHAPEAGTYRLAFSYTSGDPRDIRVSVNGTAQPVLELPDSGGWEYLHSWSIDVPLQAGSNSVTFDNPAEFGPDIDALTVSRATEAEAPGNVLTGTANTTSCTECAGGQAVDGLDAGALEIVNQSVTAPGNHTVRIDYASPVDATVDVSIDGGPARTITLHATGSADAVSSVTIGLPFGASPGTIRFADATSADIGIDRVDVTS, from the coding sequence GTGACCTCTCCGGACGGCCAGGTCGAGCTCACGATCACTGAGCAGGCCGATGGGTCGCTGACGTACGCCGTCACCGCCGGCACGACGACGATCTTCGAAGAGTCTCCTCTCGGCATCGCCACCACCACGGCGGACTTCACCGACGGCCTGTCGTTCGTCGGCTCGTCCAGCAGCACGATCGACGACACGTACACGCTGCCCGCGGGCACCGACCCGAGCTACCGTGACCACGCCAACGAGCTGGTCCTGGAGTACGCCAAGGGCGGTGCGACGCTGGAGCTGATCTTGCGTGCCTACGATGACGGCGTCGCCTACCGCTACCGGCTCCCCGGCACCGGCGAAGCGACGATCACGGACGAGATCAGTGGCTTCCGGCTTCCGGCGGGCACGGGCGGCTGGGCGGCACCGTGGAACGGGAACTACGAGCAGGACTACATCTACCGCGACGCGGCCGCGCTCGACAGCGGCGACGACTTCACGATGCCGCTGCTCGCCTCCATCGACAACAACGCGTACTTCACTCTCATCACCGAGGCGAACGTCTACAACGCGAACGCGAGCTACGCCCCGGCGATGCTCGAGGGCGACGGGACGGGCACCGGGCTGCTGAACGTGACCCGTACTCCCGACCAAGCTTTCCCGATCAGCGCCGAGTATCCCTTCCAGACCCCGTGGCGGACGGCGATCGTCGCCGAGGACCTGGACGTGCTGTACAACTCCGACCTCGTGCAGAACCTCAACCCTCCCGCCGCGGAGACGCCGGAGTGGGTGCAGCCGGGCCGTGCGGGATGGACCTGGTACACCGACGAGGACAGCGCCGCCGACATGGACAAGCAGAAGCGCATGGTCGACTTCGCCGCCTCCATGGGCTGGGAGTACGTCACGGTGGACTGCTGCTACACCCCGGAGGTCGACCTGCCCGAGATCTCCGAGTACGCCGCCCAGCGCGGGGTGAAGATCTTCGCGTGGGTCACCGCGGAGCCCTTCGCCACACCTGAGCTGGCGGGCCCCCTGACCGCCGAGCACAAGGCGTACGGGGTCGCCGGGCTCAAGGTCGACTTCTTCCTGAACGACTCGCAGGAGGTGCAGGAGTGGTATCAGTCCATTGGTGACGCCGCCGGCGAGAACGAGCTCATGCTCAACCTGCACGGCAGCACCAAGCCGGGAGGTGAGAACCGCACCTGGCCGTGGCTGGTGACCAGCGAGGCGGTCGCCGGGACCGAGCACTACAAGTACCCGCCGCCCACGACCGCGCGCCTGGACACCACGCTGCCCTTCACGCGCGGGCCGCTGGGGAGCATGGATTACACGCCGACGATGATCTCGCAGAATGACGCGATCCTCACCCAGGGGCACACACTCGCACAGTCGATCGTGTTCACCTCCGCGATGATCAACTACGCCGACTCCGCGGCGGCCTACGAGCAGTTCGCCGGACGGCATCTGATGCGCGCAGTCCCGACGGTCTGGGACGAGTCGCATGTGGTCGAGGGTTTCCCGGGAGATCACATCACGGTCGCGCGTCGCAGCGGTGAGGACTGGTTCATCGGCGCGATGACCGACCCGGCGCGCACTGCGTCGGTCCCGCTGGACTTCCTCGACACCGGCACGTACACGGCGACGATCTTCTCCGATGACGCGGACGGACGCGTGGAGCTGTCCACGCAGCAGGTCACGAGCGCGACGACCCTGGCGTTGCCCATGATCGCCACCGGCGGCAGCTCGGTGCACATCTCCAAGACCCCGCTGGAGTTGATCGGGCACGACGATGTCCGCTACGAGGCCGAGGACACCGGCAACGTCCTCAGCGGTGGCGCCTCGGTGGACAACTGCCACGGATGCTCGAACGGGCAGAAGGTCGGGTTCCTCGGCCAGGGTGGCGCGGTGGAGTTCACCGACGTGCACGCGCCGGAGGCGGGCACCTACCGGCTCGCGTTCAGCTACACCTCCGGTGATCCCCGGGACATCCGCGTGAGCGTGAACGGGACGGCGCAGCCGGTCCTCGAACTTCCCGACTCGGGCGGCTGGGAGTACCTGCACTCGTGGTCGATCGATGTCCCGCTGCAGGCCGGTTCCAACTCCGTCACGTTCGACAACCCGGCCGAGTTCGGTCCGGACATCGACGCCCTCACCGTCTCGCGCGCTACCGAGGCGGAGGCCCCCGGGAATGTGCTGACCGGCACGGCGAACACGACCTCCTGCACCGAGTGCGCAGGAGGTCAGGCCGTCGACGGCCTCGATGCGGGCGCGCTGGAGATCGTGAACCAGTCCGTCACCGCACCGGGAAACCACACGGTCCGGATCGACTACGCCAGCCCGGTCGACGCCACCGTCGATGTGTCCATCGACGGTGGCCCGGCTCGCACGATCACGCTCCATGCGACCGGCTCGGCGGACGCGGTGTCGTCTGTCACGATCGGGCTGCCCTTCGGGGCCAGCCCTGGCACGATCCGGTTCGCGGACGCCACGTCCGCGGACATCGGCATCGACCGGGTCGACGTGACCAGCTGA
- a CDS encoding glycoside hydrolase family 97 catalytic domain-containing protein — MVTTAPPATTQTGPTTRLRFDDRRAVLDILVGERPIIQGIGVGIRVGGQDLGTDDDLIRSQDTTASGAWNALSGKATGPHAYAHQHTVHRLRHASGTEWQLHIRETHDGIALRYVMDELQGHARLESDLTTVPLEGFDRAWVLDYQTWYETPRYGIDLPTADLETGFPVLLREAGEDAERRYVLLSESGIDGRFTGAHLHLDASDARVQLADESVEITRGPVTPWRVLVIGDLADVVETRLIDELAPTAAPALESAAWVRPGRAAWSWWSDFYSGAQLAHQRRFVDAAAELGWEHLLIDCGWDPVWVPAIVEYASRRGIQVHLWTVWHDLDGPAKLRRLELWRSWGVAGIKVDFMESESKDRYRWYDTILAETARLGLMVNFHGSVIPRGWARTWPQVIGYEAIRGSEYYVFYQGTPLTAAHNVIQPFTRNVVGAMDYTPVAFGAPDRETSDAHELALAIAYECGITNFADDVDAYRSRPEAARLLAELPPSWDETRLVAGDPDTEAVIARRSGDRWFIGAIATGAPRTLTVPLERLGDGPWQAWIVSDGPEGGLTAASHDAVAGELAVRVSGNGGFAAILAPAGAALLDAAPRPLRAPLVVEPAVQTLASDGTAELRTEPGATVRTAPGWLAERVEPGRWRVRAPHIVLPGEVGVVTLERPDTDVPVVTHARIIAPLTPGEHALSALAIVAFENESGPVERDMSNGGGNPGDGRRMCVAGVEYDTGLGVSSPSRVVIHLGGEAARLSVAVGIDDETPDTDAVARVLADGIQLTALDLHAGHPAAPIAVDLADVRVLELITEPREGTVAHVDWALGRVTATSQQMGTSGRG; from the coding sequence GTGGTCACCACTGCACCCCCCGCGACGACGCAGACCGGGCCGACGACACGGCTGCGATTCGACGACCGCCGCGCTGTCCTCGACATCCTGGTCGGTGAGCGCCCGATCATCCAGGGCATCGGCGTCGGGATCCGTGTGGGCGGGCAGGACCTCGGCACCGACGACGATCTGATCCGCTCGCAGGATACGACCGCGTCCGGCGCATGGAACGCCCTGAGTGGCAAGGCGACCGGCCCGCACGCGTACGCACACCAGCACACCGTCCACCGCCTCCGGCACGCCTCGGGAACGGAATGGCAGCTCCACATCCGCGAGACCCATGACGGGATCGCGCTGCGCTATGTCATGGACGAGCTGCAGGGTCACGCCCGGCTCGAGTCCGACCTGACGACCGTGCCCCTGGAGGGGTTCGACCGGGCGTGGGTGCTGGACTACCAGACCTGGTACGAGACGCCCCGTTACGGCATCGACCTGCCCACCGCCGACCTGGAGACCGGGTTCCCCGTGCTCCTGCGGGAAGCGGGGGAAGACGCCGAGCGTCGTTACGTGCTCCTCAGCGAGTCCGGGATCGACGGGCGGTTCACCGGGGCGCACCTCCACCTCGACGCGAGCGATGCCCGCGTGCAGCTCGCTGACGAGAGCGTCGAGATCACGCGCGGGCCGGTGACCCCGTGGCGGGTGCTCGTGATCGGTGACCTGGCCGATGTCGTGGAGACCCGCCTCATCGACGAGCTCGCGCCCACGGCGGCGCCGGCGCTCGAGAGCGCGGCGTGGGTGCGCCCGGGTCGGGCGGCCTGGTCATGGTGGTCGGACTTCTACTCCGGTGCGCAGCTGGCCCATCAGCGGCGGTTCGTCGACGCTGCCGCCGAGCTCGGCTGGGAGCACCTGCTGATCGACTGCGGCTGGGACCCCGTGTGGGTGCCCGCCATCGTCGAATACGCCAGCCGCCGCGGCATTCAGGTGCATCTGTGGACGGTCTGGCACGATCTCGACGGGCCTGCGAAGCTGCGCAGGCTCGAGCTCTGGCGTTCTTGGGGCGTGGCCGGGATCAAGGTCGACTTCATGGAGTCAGAGTCGAAGGACCGTTACCGCTGGTACGATACGATCCTCGCCGAGACCGCGCGTCTCGGGCTCATGGTGAACTTCCACGGGTCGGTCATCCCGCGCGGCTGGGCGCGCACCTGGCCGCAGGTGATCGGCTATGAGGCGATCCGCGGCTCGGAGTACTACGTCTTCTACCAGGGCACGCCGCTGACCGCTGCACACAACGTCATCCAACCGTTTACGCGCAACGTCGTCGGCGCCATGGACTACACGCCCGTCGCGTTCGGTGCCCCCGACCGGGAGACCAGCGACGCGCACGAGCTCGCCCTCGCGATCGCGTACGAGTGCGGGATCACGAACTTCGCCGACGACGTCGACGCCTACCGCTCCCGGCCCGAGGCGGCGCGCCTGCTCGCCGAGCTGCCGCCGTCGTGGGACGAGACGCGGCTTGTGGCCGGTGATCCCGACACCGAGGCGGTCATCGCCCGCCGATCCGGTGACCGGTGGTTCATCGGTGCCATCGCGACGGGCGCCCCGCGCACCCTGACGGTGCCCCTGGAGCGCCTCGGCGACGGTCCCTGGCAGGCCTGGATCGTCTCCGACGGCCCCGAAGGCGGCTTGACGGCGGCCAGCCACGACGCGGTCGCAGGAGAACTCGCCGTCCGTGTGTCCGGCAACGGCGGCTTCGCCGCCATCCTCGCCCCCGCAGGCGCAGCGCTCCTGGACGCGGCGCCCCGCCCGCTGCGCGCGCCGCTCGTCGTCGAGCCCGCCGTGCAGACGCTCGCCTCAGACGGGACGGCCGAGCTGCGCACCGAGCCCGGGGCAACCGTGCGCACCGCGCCCGGCTGGCTCGCCGAGCGCGTCGAGCCAGGACGGTGGCGCGTCCGTGCACCCCACATCGTGCTTCCTGGAGAGGTGGGGGTCGTCACGCTCGAGCGGCCCGACACCGATGTGCCGGTCGTCACCCACGCCCGGATCATCGCCCCGCTGACGCCGGGAGAGCATGCGCTGTCCGCGCTGGCGATCGTCGCGTTCGAGAACGAGAGCGGACCCGTCGAGCGGGACATGAGCAACGGCGGCGGGAATCCCGGCGACGGCCGGCGCATGTGCGTCGCCGGTGTCGAGTACGACACCGGCCTGGGCGTGTCCAGCCCGTCGCGCGTCGTCATCCACCTCGGCGGCGAAGCGGCGCGGCTCTCGGTCGCAGTGGGGATCGATGACGAGACGCCCGACACCGATGCGGTGGCCCGTGTTCTCGCCGACGGCATCCAGCTCACGGCTCTCGACCTGCACGCAGGACATCCCGCAGCGCCAATCGCCGTCGACCTTGCCGACGTCAGGGTGCTCGAGCTCATCACCGAGCCGCGAGAAGGCACCGTCGCGCACGTCGACTGGGCCCTGGGCCGGGTCACCGCCACATCACAGCAGATGGGAACCTCCGGTCGGGGTTGA